The genome window TTCCCTACTATACCTATAAGACTCCGTTTCATGTCCAAAAGAATTCTATGCTCGTTCAGCCAGTTTACTCCCAGAATTCCCTGGATTCGGACTCCCGTGGGAACTCCCGAAAAATCCACAGGAAGGCCGGAAGGAAGAATTTCGAGATTCTCCACACAAATAGACGTGGTATCAATACAAAGTTTCCGTATAAAACGCGTTCTTACGTTCAAAACCTTGCCTTGAAAGTTGAGAATCTGGACCGGCCGACTCGAGGAAGTTTCCTCCACAAAACCGGGAACCGGTTTGGGAAGTTCCAAAAGACTCAGATCGGCGCCCGTATCCATCAAAAGAAGGGCTTTTTCATCCGGGCTGTAATTCATTTCTAAAACCGGGTGACCGGAAAAAAAACGGAGCGGTTCCGTGTTCTGTGCAAGACCCGGAAATTCGGGAACCATGGACTCGGCGAACTCTCCACCCGCGGTTTCGAGAAAACGGATCTGATTCGGATATTCTAATATTAGAATTTTCTCATACAGAGCGTCCATCCCGATGATCCCGTCCAGTTCCAGACTTCCGGAAAAACCGTGGGAATGAACCGTCATTTCCTTAAAAACGGGATGGCTTTTGTGAAAAAGTCGGATCGTCCGGATTTTTCGAACCGAATCGTCCTTCCCTCCGGGATAGGTCACCGCGATTCTTCGTTTGGCATCCTGTTCGGAAAAATATTTCTCATCCAAAAAGGAGAATCTCGAACCGGTATCCACAAGAAACCGGAGCGGTTTTTCATCGGGGGAAAGGGAAAGTTGAATAAAGCGGAATCCGCTTCGTTCCTGAAACGGAAGAATGATTTCGATTCCCCCGGAAACGGAAGAGATCCGTGCCTGCGAGGGAATCAGAGAACAGGAAAGAAAAAAGAAAACTACGAAGGAGAGAAGTATCCTCAGATAAGTTTTTTGATACATTTCTGATTGGAACATCGTGTATAGTCGATCACGCAGTCCCGATACTGAATTCCCGTGATCGGGTCCGCGGGTTTGTATTCTATAAAACACGAATACGGGGAAAAATCAAATTTTTCTTTCCCGAGGGCGCGATCCTGAATCCGTTTTGTAAGTTCTGTTTCCTCGAGTCCGCTCAGAGGAATCTGGTACAGCAGGAGATTCTTTTCCATACCGTACTCATCGGCAGATTCCGAAAAAAGAAAAGTTTTTCTAGTTCTCTTTGTAACAAATGGTCTGATTTTTACCGGAATGTTTGGCCGTATAAAGGGCTTTATCCGCTCTTTCGATCAGATCTCGATTGTTTTTGTCTTTCGGCCAAAACTCGGAAACTCCCACGGAA of Leptospira sanjuanensis contains these proteins:
- a CDS encoding retropepsin-like domain-containing protein, which produces MYQKTYLRILLSFVVFFFLSCSLIPSQARISSVSGGIEIILPFQERSGFRFIQLSLSPDEKPLRFLVDTGSRFSFLDEKYFSEQDAKRRIAVTYPGGKDDSVRKIRTIRLFHKSHPVFKEMTVHSHGFSGSLELDGIIGMDALYEKILILEYPNQIRFLETAGGEFAESMVPEFPGLAQNTEPLRFFSGHPVLEMNYSPDEKALLLMDTGADLSLLELPKPVPGFVEETSSSRPVQILNFQGKVLNVRTRFIRKLCIDTTSICVENLEILPSGLPVDFSGVPTGVRIQGILGVNWLNEHRILLDMKRSLIGIVGKDGGK